One Podarcis raffonei isolate rPodRaf1 chromosome 3, rPodRaf1.pri, whole genome shotgun sequence genomic region harbors:
- the AKAP12 gene encoding A-kinase anchor protein 12 isoform X1: MGAGSSAEQRSPQDGATAAEESQPGSPAGEAPTAAAAGAEPEQPEDPAKLLQKNGQISIINGITEEQVELSLKPEELKKEQGEAVITDVGQRETANVILKEEPAENMETKPAESPGKSNIDVEQKDAEDADQQLPSEEEKVEEQAEPSESPSANDVGFKKVFKFVGFKFTVRKEKTEKAEPVQLLNVKADEIEVLSEGAGDCKEIRLDTVEEETQSEVPYPVEKAEQETQTEQTKEEISPEKVTESPVEAGSKETEIKSDGSKSPESPTSPLTNETASPLRKFFTQGWTGFRKRTSFRKPKEEQQATEREMQEQEKRVIKEEATPTEESEKEKPIPEKEKAEVSIEASDAIVEREETKMIDVSTETHKEEAVAAFEQPSPQMSAESVDIEPSKSLNKIDLEENLEPAQKCQMALEHSPLASSEKKSELAAPLATEVFEEKTDQSAPTSPMPIETPEEHFEIVEAISELKAPLATENFDDRPTEICTDVSTTVEKKEPKPTEKSKLVLEQFVETDVEIKGQTTDEQLKVKESLVELVNEPLKQTEPSSGDSATIKPLEVITNEVELLSSQERAKIQGSPLKKLFTSSSLKKLSAKKHKGKREEAKLGEAAEQAQQLSDSAESPEDPRAESSASSPEETTESVGKVTDAAQTTETEDGSTSDMERKRDIVTPWASFKKMVTPKKRVRRLSESDKEEELEKAKTATLSSTESASCEEQDDIKENAEEQKLEKSIDEPKRKVDTSVSWEALICVGSSKKRTRKSSTSDEEVGQRLAQEGQKIDENGPNKETAPSMTITSSQESDHGQGGFSPEQAGSPSEGEGVSTWESFKRLVTPRRKSKTKMEERNEESSTAPSLEHYTSDGESGKEESWVSFKKLMPGRRKKKSDGIPEHAPVQEAGEEMTEIHEDDSDIPAVVPLSEYDAAEQEKFEAQKAKQDDLTKKTSDQSESTLIIEQSNEGLVHAVTVTMVEGERAVTSIEERSPSWISAAVTESIERAKEDEEKHIDQISETGIVEEMVVVTKVMPEIQKEISGDTLTSEAITAREETSGVEETAEVSCAEETTEMVSAVSRLTESPDTTEIVTPVQEVEESQQNLEELNKQTQEILQEVAERVKLSSEAQETILPEKIEKTGQETTIIFQEAEPPSKEEPEKTDIQVSESSQSQDEAKESSSKEALEKSNDICVEVKESSKETVSLDKTDESHDSKIEQEIVQEIIEKQTAEEEGFVIITVTPEEGPEVNVGDLVKEAETNLKDAVEGGIIDTGRAVDELAKISHEEKRQFSQKLEQVVNTIPDLEAKLVTAADEVKAPVQKEIKEAEPPCAEVFVLEAPIQSKITEVPVQNAVTEVSDLGMAKHATLGLLPGSTENVVVEACIQNKDTEVSVVTETHVQKVEPKGQLQKPETNISMVNEKLEPLHAETVEEDLPTRKVEVEVHKQNAETETHKQSVETDGHVKEVEMKFLEERVEAEKAELKEDLELPTKAEAVSPSEKEVEEHIKETEAQISTEKAHAKLEAVPCTEKVDVKADVEKVEVEISKTQMEVQTSTDKGESEAPSEIMKVEDPIEKTKAAAEESNASVCVEAITVKPDVKVEAEVPAEKAETVASSDQPDEKLDMETPAEEVDIESAVEIAKEKSQVKVPAKKLGAEDSAKKAKVTSSVEKAEGDIILKEKTEAPIEKAVIKAGVEVFAEKEDAKVEVKSPSEKVHKEVFSEQSEEIVEAETTATKQPEVKEILKNVENEVSFNSEVEDTSDSLATSVEIIYDKASVISDKTEAPGQREMQDVSLSLELKCFDAVVTEELSKNEVKDDSPLVKTSTEQAVAERSVERGLVEVSTPDQNAVDAIQKDVTDASHTLKLEGAEGIAVDVPKSNELKDVTLVTATEGSVQNEKEDALIVGSKHTEAELTEDSTVKSEATVDLVKKEVENRELTTEAKFTGIVATEAVKTKVGDTLISDSGALSDVISEKKESSVTEGSEAGINGVCVQSEVCPRKLPLETVLPLPQSATVSDSSERRQALSEKVLVTETEKSTGKIELAGADALCAAPVQQEMFTEQQEVITTDIPEAQSFGVHKSSVTVTAATAEEQVVAENVTVMETLTENLQSLLEEPKETTFKTVQQVSFVQPGLAALGPDKDTVSWSGKANSVVEEVVLAAVTCTKDDLIQKSVLDSSPEMKLQRLESSQEGGKKTPPERSPSLTHIEFQKDVVQSVTIESQSTKIVLKIIQNAVDTLEQTEELPSVSKQQSEPFLKGVNKSEIQESLQTGQILPVKGRGEKDLEIQPSAIILTQSAENQEAFKVAEEMPFASDKSEDAKVKLMLQPDERSGAVTTLAQDPQSLNEIVKEIKQETDFQKENGEPKLHSAGDTATPTEIQRPAVEDTASGDLPKESLEVAQPRLMDVEAGQTVQIQQQFIEQQTPMKNKDDQSQSTGFVETYTEKDVNNQDYTISESPQLSLELTES; encoded by the coding sequence TTGGACAAAGAGAAACTGCAAATGTGATTCTAAAAGAAGAGCCAGCTGAAAATATGGAGACCAAGCCAGCAGAATCACCTGGTAAATCTAACATAGATGTGGAACAGAAAGATGCAGAAGATGCTGATCAGCAATTGccatcagaagaagaaaaagtggaaGAGCAGGCAGAACCTAGTGAATCTCCATCAGCAAATGATGTTggatttaaaaaagtttttaagtTTGTTGGATTCAAatttactgtcagaaaggaaaAGACTGAAAAAGCAGAACCTGTTCAGTTGCTGAATGTGAAAGCAGATGAGATAGAAGTGCTATCGGAAGGAGCTGGAGATTGTAAAGAAATCAGGCTAGATACAGTGGAGGAGGAAACACAAAGTGAGGTGCCCTACCCTGTAGAAAAGGCTGAGCAAGAAACTCAGACTGAGCAGACAAAAGAAGAAATTTCTCCTGAAAAGGTAACAGAAAGTCCTGTTGAAGCAGGAAGCAAGGAGACAGAGATTAAAAGTGATGGTAGCAAGTCTCCAGAGTCTCCAACAAGTCCATTAACTAATGAAACAGCATCACCCCTAAGAAAGTTCTTTACCCAGGGTTGGACTGGGTTTAGGAAAAGGACAAGTTTCAGGAAACCTAAAGAAGAACAGCAAGCCACTGAGAGAGAAATGCAGGAGCAAGAAAAAAGAGTGATAAAAGAGGAAGCCACTCCCACTGAAgaatcagaaaaagaaaaacccatacCAGAAAAAGAGAAGGCAGAAGTGTCTATAGAAGCCAGTGATGCTATAGTAGAAAGAGAAGAAACAAAAATGATAGATGTCTCAACAGAAACACATAAGGAGGAAGCTGTTGCTGCCTTTGAACAGCCATCACCACAAATGTCTGCTGAAAGTGTAGACATAGAACCCAGTAAAAGCTTGAATAAAATCGACTTGGAGGAGAACTTGGAACCTGCACAAAAATGTCAAATGGCCCTGGAGCATAGCCCTCTTGCATCATCTGAGAAAAAATCTGAACTAGCAGCTCCTTTGGCAACTGAAGTATTTGAAGAAAAAACAGATCAGTCTGCACCAACTTCTCCAATGCCTATAGAAACGCCTGAGGAGCATTTTGAAATAGTTGAAGCCATATCTGAACTGAAGGCTCCTCTGGCAACGGAAAATTTTGATGACAGACCCACAGAGATATGCACTGATGTTAGCACTACTGTGGAGAAGAAAGAACCAAAACCAACTGAAAAATCAAAACTTGTTCTTGAACAGTTCGTTGAAACTGATGTTGAGATTAAAGGACAAACCACTGATGAACAGCTAAAAGTCAAAGAAAGCTTGGTTGAACTAGTAAATGAGCCACTCAAGCAAACTGAACCAAGCAGTGGAGATTCAGCAACAATCAAACCTCTAGAAGTCATTACAAATGAAGTTGAATTACTTTCATCTCAAGAAAGAGCCAAGATACAAGGCAGCCCCCTGAAAAAGCTTTTTACAAGTTCAAGCTTAAAGAAGTTGTCAGCAAAGAAAcataaaggaaaaagagaagaagctAAGCTAGGGGAAGCAGCAGAACAAGCACAGCAGTTGTCTGATTCTGCAGAAAGTCCAGAAGATCCAAGAGCAGAAAGCTCTGCTTCTTCCCCTGAAGAAACAACAGAATCTGTAGGAAAAGTTACAGATGCAGCACAGACCACTGAAACGGAAGATGGTTCTACTTCAGATATGGAGAGGAAAAGAGACATTGTTACACCTTGggcatcatttaaaaaaatggtgaCTCCTAAGAAACGGGTCAGGAGGCTTTCTGAAAGTGATAAGGAAGAAGAACTTGAGAAGGCAAAGACTGCTACTCTATCTTCAACTGAAAGTGCATCTTGTGAAGAGCAGGATGATATAAAAGAAAATGCCGAGGAACAGAAATTAGAAAAAAGCATAGATGAGCCCAAGAGAAAGGTTGATACTTCTGTATCATGGGAAGCCTTAATTTGTGTAGGTTCATCTAAGAAAAGAACCAGAAAATCATCAACTTCTGATGAAGAGGTAGGACAAAGACTTGCTCAAGAAGGACAGAAAATAGATGAGAATGGGCCCAATAAAGAAACAGCACCAAGCATGACCATTACTAGCTCACAAGAAAGTGATCATGGACAAGGAGGTTTTTCACCAGAACAAGCTGGAAGCCCATCTGAAGGTGAGGGAGTTTCAACATGGGAGTCATTTAAAAGACTAGTAACCCCAAGAAGAAAATCTAAAACAAAAATGGAAGAGAGAAATGAAGAATCTTCCACAGCTCCAAGTTTAGAACATTATACTTCAGATGGAGAGTCTGGAAAAGAAGAATCATGGGTTTCATTTAAAAAACTAATGCCTGGTCGTAGGAAGAAGAAGTCAGATGGAATACCAGAACATGCTCCTGTTCAGGAAGCTGGAGAAGAAATGACTGAAATCCATGAGGACGACTCTGATATTCCAGCCGTTGTTCCTTTATCAGAGTATGATGCTGCTGAACAAGAGAAGTTTGAAGCTCAAAAGGCAAAACAAGATGATTTAACTAAGAAAACTTCAGACCAGTCAGAAAGTACTTTGATTATTGAGCAGTCCAATGAAGGACTAGTTCACGCAGTTACTGTCACAATGGTAGAAGGAGAGAGAGCAGTTACAAGTATTGAAGAAAGATCACCATCTTGGATATCGGCTGCTGTGACAGAGTCCATTGAACGTGCAAAGGAAGATGAAGAGAAACATATTGATCAGATCTCTGAAACTGGAATTGTGGAAGAAATGGTGGTGGTTACTAAAGTCATGCCAGAAATTCAAAAGGAGATTAGCGGTGACACTCTAACCTCAGAAGCAATCACAGCTAGAGAAGAAACTTCAGGTGTTGAAGAAACAGCTGAAGTATCCTGTGCTGAAGAGACAACGGAAATGGTTTCAGCAGTTTCAAGGCTAACTGAGTCCCCTGATACAACAGAAATAGTAACACCTGTGCAGGAGGTAGAGGAAAGCCAGCAAAACCTAGAAgaactaaataaacaaacacaggaAATTCTGCAAGAAGTTGCTGAAAGAGTTAAATTGTCCAGCGAAGCACAGGAAACAATTCTGCCTGAGAAAATAGAGAAAACAGGGCAAGAAACTACTATCATATTTCAAGAGGCAGAACCACCCTCAAAGGAAGAACCAGAGAAGACAGATATCCAAGTTAGTGAAAGTAGTCAAAGTCAAGATGAAGCTAAAGAAAGTAGTTCGAAGGAAGCGTTGGAGAAGAGTAATGACATTTGTGTAGAGGTGAAGGAAAGCTCGAAAGAAACTGTTAGCTTGGATAAGACTGATGAGAGTCATGATTCAAAGATTGAACAAGAAATTGTTCAAGAAATCATTGAAAAACAGACTGCTGAAGAGGAAGGATTTGTCATTATCACAGTAACCCCTGAAGAAGGGCCAGAAGTAAATGTTGGTGACTTGGTAAAGGAAGCCGAAACAAATTTAAAAGATGCAGTTGAAGGTGGGATTATAGATACTGGTCGAGCAGTTGATGAATTGGCAAAAATATCCCATGAAGAGAAGCGTCAGTTCTCCCAGAAACTCGAACAAGTGGTGAACACCATACCTGACTTGGAAGCTAAATTAGTAACTGCTGCAGATGAGGTAAAAGCCCCTgtgcaaaaagaaataaaagaagctgaGCCTCCCTGTGCTGAAGTTTTTGTGCTTGAGGCACCCATCCAGAGCAAGATAACTGAAGTTCCAGTGCAGAATGCAGTAACTGAAGTCAGTGACCTAGGTATGGCCAAACATGCCACACTTGGCTTACTACCAGGAAGCACAGAGAATGTTGTAGTTGAGGCCTGCATCCAGAACAAAGATACAGAGGTTTCTGTGGTAACTGAGACCCACGTACAGAAGGTGGAACCCAAGGGCCAACTGCAGAAACCAGAAACCAATATTTCTATGGTAAATGAGAAACTTGAACCTCTCCATGCTGAGACTGTAGAAGAAGACTTGCCCACAAGAAAGGTGGAAGTGGAGGTCCACAAGCAGAATGCAGAGACTGAGACCCATAAGCAGAGTGTAGAAACAGATGGCCATGTCAAAGAGGTGGAAATGAAGTTCCTCGAAGAGAGGGTAGAAGCAGAGAAGGCAGAATTAAAGGAGGACTTGGAGCTTCCCACAAAGGCAGAAGCAGTGTCCCCCTCAGAAAAAGAAGTGGAGGAACATATAAAAGAGACAGAAGCACAGATCTCTACAGAAAAGGCACATGCAAAGTTGGAGGCAGTTCCCTGCACAGAGAAAGTAGATGTGAAGGCAGATGTAGAAAAGGTGGAAGTTGAGATTTCCAAAACACAGATGGAAGTGCAGACCTCCACGGACAAGGGGGAATCAGAGGCTCCCTCAGAGATTATGAAAGTGGAGGACCCTATAGAAAAGACAAAAGCTGCAGCAGAAGAATCAAATGCATCTGTTTGTGTGGAGGCCATCACAGTGAAGCCAGATGTGAAGGTGGAAGCAGAAGTGCCTGCAGAGAAGGCAGAAACAGTGGCCTCATCAGATCAGCCAGATGAAAAGCTAGATATGGAAACTCCTGCAGAGGAGGTGGATATAGAGTCTGCTGTAGAGATTGCCAAGGAAAAGAGTCAAGTGAAGGTTCCTGCAAAGAAGTTGGGTGCAGAGGACTCCGCAAAGAAGGCAAAAGTGACATCCTCTGTAGAAAAAGCAGAAGGTGATATTATTCTTAAAGAGAAAACAGAAGCCCCCATAGAGAAGGCAGTCATCAAGGCTGGTGTGGAGGTCTTTGCAGAGAAGGAGGATGCAAAAGTGGAAGTGAAATCTCCTTCTGAGAAAGTGCATAAGGAGGTCTTTTCAGAACAGTCAGAAGAAATTGTGGAAGCAGAAACCACTGCCACCAAACAGCCAGAGGTAAAAGAGATCCTGAAGAATGTTGAGAATGAGGTCAGTTTCAACTCTGAGGTTGAAGATACTTCAGATTCCCTAGCAACATCCGTTGAGATAATTTATGATAAAGCCTCTGTAATTAGTGACAAGACTGAAGCTCCTGGGCAGAGAGAAATGCAAGATGTTTCCCTTTCCTTAGAATTAAAATGTTTTGATGCAGTTGTTACTGAGGAGCTTTCAAAGAATGAAGTAAAAGATGACTCTCCCCTAGTAAAAACATCAACAGAGCAAGCTGTAGCTGAGAGATCTGTGGAAAGGGGACTAGTTGAAGTCTCCACACCTGATCAAAATGCAGTGGATGCCATCCAGAAGGATGTAACAGATGCCAGCCATACCTTGAAACTGGAAGGCGCAGAAGGAATTGCGGTTGATGTTCCAAAAAGCAATGAACTGAAGGATGTCACACTTGTAACTGCAACTGAAGGATCTGTGCAGAATGAAAAGGAAGATGCACTTATTGTGGGATCAAAACACACTGAGGCTGAGTTAACAGAGGACAGCACTGTGAAAAGTGAGGCAACTGTGGATTTGGTGAAAAAAGAGGTTGAAAACAGAGAGCTAACAACTGAAGCGAAATTCACAGGAATTGTAGCAACTGAAGCAGTAAAGACCAAAGTTGGAGACACCCTCATCTCGGACTCTGGTGCTTTATCAGATGTCATCTCAGAAAAGAAAGAGAGTTCTGTCACAGAAGGCAGTGAAGCAGGTATAAATGGCGTTTGTGTACAGAGTGAAGTGTGTCCTCGTAAATTGCCCTTGGAAACAGTCCTTCCACTTCCACAATCTGCCACAGTTTCAGATAGCTCTGAGAGAAGGCAAGCATTGTCGGAGAAGGTGCTAGtaacagaaacagaaaaatcaACAGGGAAAATTGAACTTGCTGGTGCTGATGCACTTTGTGCAGCTCCAGTGCAGCAAGAAATGTTCACTGAGCAGCAGGAGGTTATCACCACTGACATTCCTGAAGCACAAAGTTTTGGAGTTCATAAATCCTCTGTAACAGTAACAGCTGCAACAGCCGAAGAACAAGTTGTTGCAGAGAATGTCACAGTTATGGAAACATTAACTGAAAACCTGCAGTCTCTCCTAGAGGAGCCAAAAGAAACCACATTCAAAACAGTTCAGCAGGTGAGCTTTGTTCAACCAGGACTTGCGGCTCTAGGTCCTGATAAGGATACAGTGTCATGGTCTGGGAAAGCAAATTCAGTGGTAGAGGAGGTAGTTTTAGCAGCAGTAACATGCACCAAAGATGATTTGATCCAGAAGTCTGTATTGGATTCCAGCCCAGAAATGAAGCTTCAGAGATTAGAATCAAGTCAAGAAGGTGGAAAAAAGACACCTCCAGAAAGAAGCCCCTCTTTAACTCATATAGAATTTCAAAAAGATGTGGTTCAATCGGTGACTATAGAGTCACAGAGTACAAAAATTGTGCTGAAAATCATCCAGAATGCTGTTGATACATTGGAGCAAACAGAAGAGTTGCCATCTGTGTCAAAGCAACAGAGTGAGCCCTTTCTAAAGGGTGTAAATAAATCTGAAATTCAGGAAAGTTTGCAGACTGGCCAGATTCTTCCTGTAAAAGGCAGAGGAGAAAAAGATCTAGAGATCCAGCCATCAGCTATAATTTTAACTCAATCTGCAGAGAATCAAGAGGCCTTCAAAGTGGCAGAAGAAATGCCTTTTGCTTCTGATAAATCTGAAGACGCTAAAGTGAAACTGATGTTGCAGCCAGATGAACGATCAGGTGCTGTGACAACACTAGCACAAGACCCTCAATCTCTGAATGAAATTGTGAAAGAAATTAAGCAAGAGACAGATTTCCAGAAAGAAAATGGTGAACCAAAGCTGCATTCTGCAGGGGATACAGCCACTCCAACAGAGATTCAGAGACCAGCAGTAGAAGATACTGCCTCAGGAGATCTACCCAAAGAGTCACTTGAAGTGGCCCAACCAAGGCTGATGGATGTAGAAGCTGGGCAGACTGTTCAGATCCAACAGCAGTTTATAGAACAACAAACACCTATGAAAAACAAAGATGACCAGAGCCAATCAACAGGATTCGTAGAGACATACACAGAGAAAGATGTAAATAATCAAGACTACACCATCAGTGAGAGTCCACAGCTAAGCTTAGAGCTCACTGAATCCTGA